Below is a genomic region from Spirosoma radiotolerans.
CTCTTTCATGCTCTGAAAAAACCCATACGTACCGGCATCCCGTATCCAGCTGGTACTGAAAGGCAGCGATGCATTGTACTTGTAAGGATGGCCATCGATGCCAATACTATGATCAACGCGGGGATCGACGGTGGCGGTTTTGAAGTCAATAATTCCCTCATTAAACGTATCGAATTTGGGAAGGCCATTGGCATCCGTACCAAATGCATTGGCCAGGTTCTGGCTCGGCTGGTGGAAGCCGCAACACCCGTATTGTGGTGCGCCATGAGGATAGTTTAGACCCGTCTCAAAATTAAGCCGGCCTACCGTCGTTCCGTCATTGATCGAATATTGAACCGCAAAGATGGATTCGACGCCATTATCAAATTCAGGCAGGAAGTTTTCGGCAAAATCAGGCTGTAAGCTGTACTTACCCGAGTTGATGACCATATTGGTCAGGGTGACGACCTGTTGCAATTTGTCTTTATTTATGTTGACAACCTTGTTGTTATCGTCCTGCTCATACGCCTGATACAACCGAAGTTTAGCTAAATACGCAGCCGCTGACAATTTGTTGGCCCGGCCTACCTGAGTCTGCGTTAGGGGTAAGTTGTCCATGGCAAACTGGAAATCTGTCGCGATTTTATCCCAAAGCTGGTCGTTCGTCAGAGCTCGATTGGAGGTAGCCAGAATCTGGTCGCTCGACAGGGTTTCGTCAACGTAGGGAATGTATTTGAACAACATTTTCAGCATGAAATGAGCGTGTCCCCGCAGAAAACGTAACTCTGCCGTACGTATCTTCTTCAGAGGAAACTGAGTATCCGTCAGGTCATTAATTGACCGCAGGGCAACGTTGGCACGGGAAATAACCCGGTAATATTCCTCCCAGGTGTAGGGGTGCATCCACCCATCGCCCTGCTGAGGCTGTGTCAGATTGTAATGCTCGTACAAATTG
It encodes:
- a CDS encoding RagB/SusD family nutrient uptake outer membrane protein, whose product is MKNKILLSFLVLAGGSLFISCKDFLNYQPQGTLSSDNIKSADNADALVTAAYAAIGNGEMIGPIASMWVYGSVRSDDAYKGGGGVGDVQDINLYEHYNLTQPQQGDGWMHPYTWEEYYRVISRANVALRSINDLTDTQFPLKKIRTAELRFLRGHAHFMLKMLFKYIPYVDETLSSDQILATSNRALTNDQLWDKIATDFQFAMDNLPLTQTQVGRANKLSAAAYLAKLRLYQAYEQDDNNKVVNINKDKLQQVVTLTNMVINSGKYSLQPDFAENFLPEFDNGVESIFAVQYSINDGTTVGRLNFETGLNYPHGAPQYGCCGFHQPSQNLANAFGTDANGLPKFDTFNEGIIDFKTATVDPRVDHSIGIDGHPYKYNASLPFSTSWIRDAGTYGFFQSMKEQQLATSSSYKKSGPFIGSSKNIDIIRYADVLLWQAEAYIELGQQAQALPLINAIRARAAASTGRTKKADGTDPSNYLIKPYDAAKWTQSYARRALQWERRLEFALESPRFFDLVRWGIAEPTLNAYLAKEIPRRSFLSGGKFTAGRDEYLPIPQREINFTKGLYKQNPGF